Part of the Candidatus Saccharimonadia bacterium genome is shown below.
ACAACGGCGGCGACAACCCATAGGGCAGCTTTCAGGTTCACCGACTCCTCCTTTGAGGGGTTTTTGCGAGGGCTTTGTCCACCTGGTTTGGACTTCTATTTTATAGCATATGATCAGAACGTAAGAACCCCGGAGGGGTCACCCCGGCACCGTAGCACCGGGGGACCCCATCCGGGGGTGGAGCGCCCGAGCGAGAGCCCAACCCCGAAGCGCGGGGCATCAGACTCGGGTTTGGGCTAGGATCAGCCCGCGAACCGGCGGCGGCGTCGCCGCGCCGGGACCCCCTGGAGCGCGAGCAGCTTACGAGGCTCCTCGCGCAGGGCGTACCGCCGGTTGCTCTCCGTCTTCACGACGGAGTCTTCCTCGAGCCGCTGGATGATCCAGGCGATCGTCCGCGCGAGCACGAAGCCGTCTTCTTCCCCACGGTTCGCGCTCTGGACGATCTTCCGGAATCGGTAGGACTGCCACACCTCGACGAGGGTGGCGTTGAGCTGAAGATTCAGCTCGTCCAGCTCAGCCAGCAGGCCGGGGGTGTCGCAACCGTCACTCGCGTACCAACCCTCCAGGATCTGGAAGGCGGTCTCGTGAATGGTGGCCGCGACGAGCAGGGTGAAGGGGCCGTAGTTGCCCTCCTCGACCCGCTCGAACACCGGGCTCGCCCCGAATAGCTCGCACGTGCGCGCGAACAGCTCGTCCAGGATGGAGCCCTGGACGAGCGGGGTCGGAACAACGGTGAGGTGCGACATGGTGCTCTCCTTCATTCACCCTCTCCCCTCTGGAGAGGAAGACCGTGTGCTGCCGAACACAACGGTCTGATGTGAAATGAGGCGATGCGAGCGATATGTGCGCATGAGGTAATTTCAAAGGTGGTGCATGTGTTTTGAACCGGTGAATGTTGCTTGCAGAGAATTCCGGTCCGGCAGCACGTAGACATGCTACATTAACTTTTGGGTTTTTGTCAAGGTTGGGCGACCTGAGTCTCGAAACCCCCTAAATCTTCCTCGCTCTCACTGAGTCCATTAGAACGGATAGGCAAAAAATGACAAAAATTGTCAAAAATCACCGAGTCACTCGAAATAAGGCTGGGGTTTTGAGATTCAGGTTGGGCGGAGCGGTCTATTGGGGCAAGGTGAGCAACACTATGGCGGCCAGGGCGGCGGCGAGGCCGGCGGCTTGGGTGCGATGGAGGCGTTCGGCGAGGAAGATGCGGCTCAGCAGCACGGTGGCGGCCGGCGAGAGCGCGATAACGGTGCCGGCCACGGCTAGGCTGCCGCTGCGCACGGCGGCCAGAGCGGCGACGGTGGCCACCGTAGAGGCCAGGCCGTCGCCGACCGAGAGCCGGATGGCGACGGGGCCGGCGGGCCGGGAGCGGGTGACCACCACGGCGCCCCAGGCGAGCACGGCCACCACGGTTTGGGAGGCTAGGAGCGGCCAAAAGGCAGTGGTGTGGTCGGTGTGTGAAATCAGAACGTGGTAAATGCCAAAGGCAGTGCCGGAGCCCGCCGCCAGCAACGCGACGCGCAGATCGGTGCGGGTTTCGCGGGGCCAGCCGAGCACGACAACGGCGGCGAGGGCTAGTGCCAGGCCGGCCGCGGCGAGGGCGCTGGGCGGACGGCCGGTGGCACAGCCGGCAATTACCGGAACGGCCGCCGCCGTGGTGCCGAGCAGGGCCGCGGCTACGCCGATAGGGCGGCCGAGCGAAAAGCACACGTAGGCGAGCAGCGCACCGGCAAAGGCCAGCACGCCGGCCGTGGCGCCGAGCATCAGGGAGCCGGGTCGGCCGCCGGCCTGGGGCGCCATGATACACACCATGAAAAAGGTGGTGATTTGGGACAAAAACATGGTGATGGCGGCCGGTTGTCGGCGCGAAGCTAGCCCGCCGAGAAAGTTGGCGGTGCCGTAGCCCAGCGCCGCGACGAGAGCGGCGATGATGAGTAGCATCTAGGGCGCAGGAGTGGGCCGATAGGCTGCTAGTTGTGCCGCGACGTATTTGCCTATGACGTCGGCCTCGAGATTGACGTGATCGCCCGGCTGGAGGCGGCCGAGGGTGGTGTCGCGCAAGGTGGTGGGAATGAGGCTGACCGAGAAGCCGGTACGGTCGGGCTCGACCACGGTAAGCGAGACGCCACTCACGGTAATGGAGCCTTTGGAAACGAGGTACTTCAGCACCTCGGGCGGTGCCTCAAACCGCAGTACCTCCCAGGCCTCGCCCGGCGTGCGTTTGGTGAGCGTACCCACGCCGTCGACATGGCCTTGCACCAAGTGGCCGCCGAGGAATGACCCCAGTGTGGCGGCACGCTCGAGGTTGACGCGGTCGCCCGGCTGGAGGCTGCCGAGGGTGGTGTGCTTGAGGGTTTCGTCCATGACGTCGGCCATGAACACGCCGTGCCGAGCGTCGCCGGTGGCCGTGAGACAAACACCGTTGACGGCCACGGACTCGCCGTGCGCTACATCGGCTGGAACGCCGGATACTCCGAGGCGGATGGAGTCGGCCAGGCGCTCGAGCTTGGTGACCTCGCCAACGTGCTGGATGATGCCGGTAAACATATTACTTCTCCTGATTAGATTCAAAATTAGATTCAAAACGGGCAAACGTAGGTTCGTTGAGGTGGCGAAATTGGGCGGCGAAGGCGGGATCGGGCAGCTTTCGGACGGTGAGGCCGGCAGCCTGGAGTAATTCTGCGCCCTGGCAGTCTTGCAGGAATAATGGCTCTTCTAAGCCGTAAACCACCCGTCGCAGACCGGCGTCAACGATCCGCTGAGCACACGATGTCGGTTGCGAGACGCGGGCCGAACAGGGCTCGAGCGTGGAATAGAGGGTGGCGCCGGCGAGCTGGGCGCTACCGGCGACTTTGGCGAGCGCCACCTCCTCCGCATGGGTTTTGGGGCCGGTTTCGCGCGAGTAGCCGCGAGCGATTTCGCGGCCATCGGCACCCACGATGACGGCTCCGACCGAGTAGGCGGCGTCGGTGGGCGGGCACTTGCGAGATGCCTCGAAGGCGAGCTTCATCCAGGTCCGATCGGCGGCGTCGAGCTCGGGCGCAAGGTAGTGCGCGACCACGACGTCGCCCAGGGCGGTGACGTCTTCGAGCACGAGGTGGTGGTCTTTGCCCCACACCACCGGCCCCGCGGCGGCAAAGCGAGGGGCTTTGCTATCGCCCACAAAAAAGCTGGCGGTGGCTAGCCTGAGTTCATCCACCAAGCCCGAGGCGAAAAATTGGCTCAGTATGTGGCTGCCGCCCTCCACGAGCAGGCGCCGTACTCCCCTGCCCGCCAGGTCGGCCAGTATCGCCTCTACGGTGGCGTGCGCACCCAGGCTCACCACCGCGGCGTGACTATGCAGCTGCTGCTGGTGCCGCTCGAGGTGCTCGTCGGTGGTGTACACCAGTCGCTGCGCCGAACCGGCGGTGAAAAACGCGGCGGCGGGATCGAGCTCGCCGGCGCCGAGGAGCGTGACCTTGGTGGGGCTAGCCGAGGCCTGGCGCTGGGTGCGGGCTTGCTGCCGGGCCGCAGATCGCACCAGCAGCCGGGGGTTGTCGGCGCGGATGGTGCCGGCGCCTACCAGAATCGCGTCCACCGAGGCGCGCAGCGCGTCGACCTGGTCGAAGTCCTCGTCGTTGGACAAGATGAGGCGCTGGGGCGTGCCATCATCGAGATAGCCATCGAGCGATTGGGCGCTAGAAATGATGACGTAGGGGCGCTTATTCAAGTGAGAATTCCTAATTGTTGTAATGTGGTTCTGGTTTGGCCGGTATCGTGGTGCAGAATACCGGTGCCGCCGGCGCGGGTGATGGCATCAACGTTGGGCGGGCTGTCGTCGATGAGTATGAGCTCGGTGACGGCGGCGTCGTGGTCGCGCAACAGGGGAGCGAAGAAGTCAAGTGACGGCTTGCGCACCCCGATCTGGTACGACACGTAGAGCGGCAGGCCGGCAAATTTGGTGCGGCGCAGGTCTTCGATCCAGGCGGTGTAGTTGGAGGCGAGTACCACGGTGTGGCCGGCAGCTCGCAGATCGGCCAACAGCTCGCGGGCGCCGGGCAGCCAGGCGTAACCCTGGCGGCGGG
Proteins encoded:
- a CDS encoding EamA family transporter, which produces MLLIIAALVAALGYGTANFLGGLASRRQPAAITMFLSQITTFFMVCIMAPQAGGRPGSLMLGATAGVLAFAGALLAYVCFSLGRPIGVAAALLGTTAAAVPVIAGCATGRPPSALAAAGLALALAAVVVLGWPRETRTDLRVALLAAGSGTAFGIYHVLISHTDHTTAFWPLLASQTVVAVLAWGAVVVTRSRPAGPVAIRLSVGDGLASTVATVAALAAVRSGSLAVAGTVIALSPAATVLLSRIFLAERLHRTQAAGLAAALAAIVLLTLPQ
- a CDS encoding riboflavin synthase; protein product: MFTGIIQHVGEVTKLERLADSIRLGVSGVPADVAHGESVAVNGVCLTATGDARHGVFMADVMDETLKHTTLGSLQPGDRVNLERAATLGSFLGGHLVQGHVDGVGTLTKRTPGEAWEVLRFEAPPEVLKYLVSKGSITVSGVSLTVVEPDRTGFSVSLIPTTLRDTTLGRLQPGDHVNLEADVIGKYVAAQLAAYRPTPAP
- a CDS encoding dihydrofolate reductase family protein, with product MNKRPYVIISSAQSLDGYLDDGTPQRLILSNDEDFDQVDALRASVDAILVGAGTIRADNPRLLVRSAARQQARTQRQASASPTKVTLLGAGELDPAAAFFTAGSAQRLVYTTDEHLERHQQQLHSHAAVVSLGAHATVEAILADLAGRGVRRLLVEGGSHILSQFFASGLVDELRLATASFFVGDSKAPRFAAAGPVVWGKDHHLVLEDVTALGDVVVAHYLAPELDAADRTWMKLAFEASRKCPPTDAAYSVGAVIVGADGREIARGYSRETGPKTHAEEVALAKVAGSAQLAGATLYSTLEPCSARVSQPTSCAQRIVDAGLRRVVYGLEEPLFLQDCQGAELLQAAGLTVRKLPDPAFAAQFRHLNEPTFARFESNFESNQEK
- a CDS encoding HAD-IA family hydrolase, with the protein product MSAPRARLIAVDVMDTLVREAWMDALEQSAGLSLAEINRRQDPALWRDLEAGAIDEAAYWRGLHAGGVTVDPTVFHQARRQGYAWLPGARELLADLRAAGHTVVLASNYTAWIEDLRRTKFAGLPLYVSYQIGVRKPSLDFFAPLLRDHDAAVTELILIDDSPPNVDAITRAGGTGILHHDTGQTRTTLQQLGILT